The following coding sequences lie in one Labrus bergylta chromosome 5, fLabBer1.1, whole genome shotgun sequence genomic window:
- the znf740a gene encoding zinc finger protein 431 isoform X10, giving the protein MSHLPSSSVRDHMKWAGLLGCEAVLSSMALMQASSMAAPPKKMMAPLGHGPPQRDGPDRAPQSHMILPSGMSCPPLLIRKEGEYQAPRLLDEKEMRANEDMQQKKKNRKSVTPCKGTGGDENGPSSKVQKNFICDHCYGAFRSGYHLKRHILIHTGVKPYACSMCDMRFFQRYHLERHRLTHTGVKPYACSMCDMRFFQRYHLARHSLTHTGVKPYACSMCDMRFFQRYHLARHSLTHTGVKPYACSMCDMRFFQRYHLARHTLTHTGVKPYACSMCDMRFFQRYHLARHSLTHTGVKPYACTMCDMRFIQRYQLERHSLTHTGVKPYACTMCDKRFFQRYHLARHSLTHMGVKPYACTMCDMKFFQRYHLARHSLTHTGVKPYACTMCDKRFFQRYHLARHSLTHMGVKPFACTMCDMRFVQRYHLARHSLTHTGVKPYACTMCDKRFFQRYHLARHSLTHMGVKPFACTMCDMRFVQRYHLARHSLTHTGVKPYACSMCDMRFIQRNHLERHSLTHTGEKPFACDMCDMRFIQRYHLERHKRVHSGEKPYQCERCQQNFSRTDRLLRHRRLCQGRGVAKVENQPCCDPRPYPQEPPPAPPTWSPLHPPPGRLAV; this is encoded by the exons ATGTCACATCTGCCCAGCAGCTCAGTCCGCGACCATATGAaatgg GCGGGGCTGCTTGGCTGCGAAGCTGTCCTCTCCAGCATGGCTTTGATGCAGGCCAGCTCCATGGCTGCTCCACCCAAAAAAATGATGGCTCCACTTGGCCATGGACCACCGCAGAGAGATGGACCTGATCGTGCTCCCCAGAGTCACATGATCCTCCCATCTGGAATGAGCTGTCCGCCCCTG cTTATCCGGAAGGAAGGTGAATACCAAGCTCCCCGCCTGCTGGACGAGAAGGAGATGAGAGCCAATGAGGacatgcagcagaaaaaaaagaacaggaaaTCAGTAACGCCCTGTAAA GGCACTGGAGGAGATGAAAATGGCCCATCATCCAAAGTgcagaaaaactttatttgtgaTCACTGTTATGGAGCATTTAGGAGTGGATACCACCTGAAGAGACATATCCTCATTCATACAG gagtgaaGCCGTACGCTTGTTCCATGTGTGACATGAGGTTTTTCCAGCGTTACCACTTGGAGAGACACAGACTCACTCATACGG GGGTGAAGCCGTACGCTTGCTCCATGTGTGACATGAGGTTCTTCCAACGTTACCATCTGGCAAGACACAGCCTCACTCATACTG GGGTGAAGCCATACGCTTGCTCCATGTGTGACATGAGGTTTTTCCAACGCTACCACTTGGCAAGACACAGCCTCACTCACACGG GGGTGAAGCCATATGCTTGCTCCATGTGTGACATGAGATTTTTCCAACGCTACCACCTGGCAAGACACACTCTCACTCATACGG GGGTGAAGCCATACGCTTGCTCCATGTGTGACATGAGGTTCTTCCAGCGTTACCATTTGGCAAGACACAGCCTCACTCATACTG GAGTGAAGCCATATGCTTGTACCATGTGTGACATGAGGTTCATACAGCGTTACCAACTGGAGAGACACAGTCTTACTCATACAg GGGTGAAGCCGTACGCTTGCACCATGTGTGACAAGAGGTTTTTTCAGCGCTACCACCTGGCGAGACACAGCCTCACTCATATGG GTGTGAAACCTTATGCTTGCACCATGTGTGACATGAAGTTTTTTCAGCGTTACCACCTGGCGAGACACAGCCTCACTCATACGG GTGTGAAACCTTATGCTTGCACCATGTGTGACAAGAGGTTTTTTCAGCGCTACCACCTGGCGAGACACAGCCTCACTCATATGG GTGTGAAACCTTTTGCTTGCACCATGTGTGACATGAGGTTTGTTCAGCGTTACCACCTGGCGAGACACAGCCTCACTCATACGG GTGTGAAACCTTATGCTTGCACCATGTGTGACAAGAGGTTTTTTCAGCGCTACCACCTGGCGAGACACAGCCTCACTCATATGG GTGTGAAACCTTTTGCTTGCACCATGTGTGACATGAGGTTTGTTCAGCGTTACCACCTGGCGAGACACAGCCTCACTCATACGG gggTGAAGCCGTATGCTTGTTCCATGTGTGACATGAGGTTTATTCAGCGTAACCACCTGGAGAGACACAGCCTCACTCATACGG GAGAGAAGCCATTTGCTTGTGACATGTGTGATATGAGGTTTATCCAACGCTACCACCTTGAGAGACACAAGCGTGTCCATAGTGGGGAGAAGCCTTACCAGTGTGAACGTTGCCAGCAG
- the znf740a gene encoding gastrula zinc finger protein XlCGF58.1 isoform X15, with amino-acid sequence MSHLPSSSVRDHMKWAGLLGCEAVLSSMALMQASSMAAPPKKMMAPLGHGPPQRDGPDRAPQSHMILPSGMSCPPLLIRKEGEYQAPRLLDEKEMRANEDMQQKKKNRKSVTPCKGTGGDENGPSSKVQKNFICDHCYGAFRSGYHLKRHILIHTGVKPYACSMCDMRFFQRYHLARHSLTHTGVKPYACSMCDMRFFQRYHLARHSLTHTGVKPYACSMCDMRFFQRYHLARHTLTHTGVKPYACSMCDMRFFQRYHLARHSLTHTGVKPYACTMCDMRFIQRYQLERHSLTHTGVKPYACTMCDKRFFQRYHLARHSLTHMGVKPYACTMCDMKFFQRYHLARHSLTHTGVKPYACTMCDKRFFQRYHLARHSLTHMGVKPFACTMCDMRFVQRYHLARHSLTHTGVKPYACTMCDKRFFQRYHLARHSLTHMGVKPFACTMCDMRFVQRYHLARHSLTHTGVKPYACSMCDMRFIQRNHLERHSLTHTGEKPFACDMCDMRFIQRYHLERHKRVHSGEKPYQCERCQQNFSRTDRLLRHRRLCQGRGVAKVENQPCCDPRPYPQEPPPAPPTWSPLHPPPGRLAV; translated from the exons ATGTCACATCTGCCCAGCAGCTCAGTCCGCGACCATATGAaatgg GCGGGGCTGCTTGGCTGCGAAGCTGTCCTCTCCAGCATGGCTTTGATGCAGGCCAGCTCCATGGCTGCTCCACCCAAAAAAATGATGGCTCCACTTGGCCATGGACCACCGCAGAGAGATGGACCTGATCGTGCTCCCCAGAGTCACATGATCCTCCCATCTGGAATGAGCTGTCCGCCCCTG cTTATCCGGAAGGAAGGTGAATACCAAGCTCCCCGCCTGCTGGACGAGAAGGAGATGAGAGCCAATGAGGacatgcagcagaaaaaaaagaacaggaaaTCAGTAACGCCCTGTAAA GGCACTGGAGGAGATGAAAATGGCCCATCATCCAAAGTgcagaaaaactttatttgtgaTCACTGTTATGGAGCATTTAGGAGTGGATACCACCTGAAGAGACATATCCTCATTCATACAG GGGTGAAGCCGTACGCTTGCTCCATGTGTGACATGAGGTTCTTCCAACGTTACCATCTGGCAAGACACAGCCTCACTCATACTG GGGTGAAGCCATACGCTTGCTCCATGTGTGACATGAGGTTTTTCCAACGCTACCACTTGGCAAGACACAGCCTCACTCACACGG GGGTGAAGCCATATGCTTGCTCCATGTGTGACATGAGATTTTTCCAACGCTACCACCTGGCAAGACACACTCTCACTCATACGG GGGTGAAGCCATACGCTTGCTCCATGTGTGACATGAGGTTCTTCCAGCGTTACCATTTGGCAAGACACAGCCTCACTCATACTG GAGTGAAGCCATATGCTTGTACCATGTGTGACATGAGGTTCATACAGCGTTACCAACTGGAGAGACACAGTCTTACTCATACAg GGGTGAAGCCGTACGCTTGCACCATGTGTGACAAGAGGTTTTTTCAGCGCTACCACCTGGCGAGACACAGCCTCACTCATATGG GTGTGAAACCTTATGCTTGCACCATGTGTGACATGAAGTTTTTTCAGCGTTACCACCTGGCGAGACACAGCCTCACTCATACGG GTGTGAAACCTTATGCTTGCACCATGTGTGACAAGAGGTTTTTTCAGCGCTACCACCTGGCGAGACACAGCCTCACTCATATGG GTGTGAAACCTTTTGCTTGCACCATGTGTGACATGAGGTTTGTTCAGCGTTACCACCTGGCGAGACACAGCCTCACTCATACGG GTGTGAAACCTTATGCTTGCACCATGTGTGACAAGAGGTTTTTTCAGCGCTACCACCTGGCGAGACACAGCCTCACTCATATGG GTGTGAAACCTTTTGCTTGCACCATGTGTGACATGAGGTTTGTTCAGCGTTACCACCTGGCGAGACACAGCCTCACTCATACGG gggTGAAGCCGTATGCTTGTTCCATGTGTGACATGAGGTTTATTCAGCGTAACCACCTGGAGAGACACAGCCTCACTCATACGG GAGAGAAGCCATTTGCTTGTGACATGTGTGATATGAGGTTTATCCAACGCTACCACCTTGAGAGACACAAGCGTGTCCATAGTGGGGAGAAGCCTTACCAGTGTGAACGTTGCCAGCAG
- the znf740a gene encoding zinc finger protein 431 isoform X1, translating into MSHLPSSSVRDHMKWAGLLGCEAVLSSMALMQASSMAAPPKKMMAPLGHGPPQRDGPDRAPQSHMILPSGMSCPPLLIRKEGEYQAPRLLDEKEMRANEDMQQKKKNRKSVTPCKVREQEGRGGKGTGGDENGPSSKVQKNFICDHCYGAFRSGYHLKRHILIHTGEKPYACAVCDMRFIQRYHLERHSLIHTGVKPYACSMCDMRFFQRYHLERHRLTHTGVKPYACSMCDMRFFQRYHLARHSLTHTGVKPYACSMCDMRFFQRYHLARHSLTHTGVKPYACSMCDMRFFQRYHLARHTLTHTGVKPYACSMCDMRFFQRYHLARHSLTHTGVKPYACTMCDMRFIQRYQLERHSLTHTGVKPYACTMCDKRFFQRYHLARHSLTHMGVKPYACTMCDMKFFQRYHLARHSLTHTGVKPYACTMCDKRFFQRYHLARHSLTHMGVKPFACTMCDMRFVQRYHLARHSLTHTGVKPYACTMCDKRFFQRYHLARHSLTHMGVKPFACTMCDMRFVQRYHLARHSLTHTGVKPYACSMCDMRFIQRNHLERHSLTHTGEKPFACDMCDMRFIQRYHLERHKRVHSGEKPYQCERCQQNFSRTDRLLRHRRLCQGRGVAKVENQPCCDPRPYPQEPPPAPPTWSPLHPPPGRLAV; encoded by the exons ATGTCACATCTGCCCAGCAGCTCAGTCCGCGACCATATGAaatgg GCGGGGCTGCTTGGCTGCGAAGCTGTCCTCTCCAGCATGGCTTTGATGCAGGCCAGCTCCATGGCTGCTCCACCCAAAAAAATGATGGCTCCACTTGGCCATGGACCACCGCAGAGAGATGGACCTGATCGTGCTCCCCAGAGTCACATGATCCTCCCATCTGGAATGAGCTGTCCGCCCCTG cTTATCCGGAAGGAAGGTGAATACCAAGCTCCCCGCCTGCTGGACGAGAAGGAGATGAGAGCCAATGAGGacatgcagcagaaaaaaaagaacaggaaaTCAGTAACGCCCTGTAAAGTGAGAGAACAAGAGGGAAGGGGAGGGAAG GGCACTGGAGGAGATGAAAATGGCCCATCATCCAAAGTgcagaaaaactttatttgtgaTCACTGTTATGGAGCATTTAGGAGTGGATACCACCTGAAGAGACATATCCTCATTCATACAG GGGAGAAGCCGTATGCTTGTGCCGTATGTGACATGAGGTTTATTCAGCGTTACCACCTGGAGAGACACAGCCTCATTCACACGG gagtgaaGCCGTACGCTTGTTCCATGTGTGACATGAGGTTTTTCCAGCGTTACCACTTGGAGAGACACAGACTCACTCATACGG GGGTGAAGCCGTACGCTTGCTCCATGTGTGACATGAGGTTCTTCCAACGTTACCATCTGGCAAGACACAGCCTCACTCATACTG GGGTGAAGCCATACGCTTGCTCCATGTGTGACATGAGGTTTTTCCAACGCTACCACTTGGCAAGACACAGCCTCACTCACACGG GGGTGAAGCCATATGCTTGCTCCATGTGTGACATGAGATTTTTCCAACGCTACCACCTGGCAAGACACACTCTCACTCATACGG GGGTGAAGCCATACGCTTGCTCCATGTGTGACATGAGGTTCTTCCAGCGTTACCATTTGGCAAGACACAGCCTCACTCATACTG GAGTGAAGCCATATGCTTGTACCATGTGTGACATGAGGTTCATACAGCGTTACCAACTGGAGAGACACAGTCTTACTCATACAg GGGTGAAGCCGTACGCTTGCACCATGTGTGACAAGAGGTTTTTTCAGCGCTACCACCTGGCGAGACACAGCCTCACTCATATGG GTGTGAAACCTTATGCTTGCACCATGTGTGACATGAAGTTTTTTCAGCGTTACCACCTGGCGAGACACAGCCTCACTCATACGG GTGTGAAACCTTATGCTTGCACCATGTGTGACAAGAGGTTTTTTCAGCGCTACCACCTGGCGAGACACAGCCTCACTCATATGG GTGTGAAACCTTTTGCTTGCACCATGTGTGACATGAGGTTTGTTCAGCGTTACCACCTGGCGAGACACAGCCTCACTCATACGG GTGTGAAACCTTATGCTTGCACCATGTGTGACAAGAGGTTTTTTCAGCGCTACCACCTGGCGAGACACAGCCTCACTCATATGG GTGTGAAACCTTTTGCTTGCACCATGTGTGACATGAGGTTTGTTCAGCGTTACCACCTGGCGAGACACAGCCTCACTCATACGG gggTGAAGCCGTATGCTTGTTCCATGTGTGACATGAGGTTTATTCAGCGTAACCACCTGGAGAGACACAGCCTCACTCATACGG GAGAGAAGCCATTTGCTTGTGACATGTGTGATATGAGGTTTATCCAACGCTACCACCTTGAGAGACACAAGCGTGTCCATAGTGGGGAGAAGCCTTACCAGTGTGAACGTTGCCAGCAG
- the znf740a gene encoding zinc finger protein 431 isoform X4, giving the protein MSHLPSSSVRDHMKWAGLLGCEAVLSSMALMQASSMAAPPKKMMAPLGHGPPQRDGPDRAPQSHMILPSGMSCPPLLIRKEGEYQAPRLLDEKEMRANEDMQQKKKNRKSVTPCKVREQEGRGGKGTGGDENGPSSKVQKNFICDHCYGAFRSGYHLKRHILIHTGEKPYACAVCDMRFIQRYHLERHSLIHTGVKPYACSMCDMRFFQRYHLERHRLTHTGVKPYACSMCDMRFFQRYHLARHSLTHTGVKPYACSMCDMRFFQRYHLARHSLTHTGVKPYACSMCDMRFFQRYHLARHTLTHTGVKPYACSMCDMRFFQRYHLARHSLTHTGVKPYACTMCDMRFIQRYQLERHSLTHTGVKPYACTMCDKRFFQRYHLARHSLTHMGVKPYACTMCDMKFFQRYHLARHSLTHTGVKPYACTMCDKRFFQRYHLARHSLTHMGVKPYACTMCDKRFFQRYHLARHSLTHMGVKPFACTMCDMRFVQRYHLARHSLTHTGVKPYACSMCDMRFIQRNHLERHSLTHTGEKPFACDMCDMRFIQRYHLERHKRVHSGEKPYQCERCQQNFSRTDRLLRHRRLCQGRGVAKVENQPCCDPRPYPQEPPPAPPTWSPLHPPPGRLAV; this is encoded by the exons ATGTCACATCTGCCCAGCAGCTCAGTCCGCGACCATATGAaatgg GCGGGGCTGCTTGGCTGCGAAGCTGTCCTCTCCAGCATGGCTTTGATGCAGGCCAGCTCCATGGCTGCTCCACCCAAAAAAATGATGGCTCCACTTGGCCATGGACCACCGCAGAGAGATGGACCTGATCGTGCTCCCCAGAGTCACATGATCCTCCCATCTGGAATGAGCTGTCCGCCCCTG cTTATCCGGAAGGAAGGTGAATACCAAGCTCCCCGCCTGCTGGACGAGAAGGAGATGAGAGCCAATGAGGacatgcagcagaaaaaaaagaacaggaaaTCAGTAACGCCCTGTAAAGTGAGAGAACAAGAGGGAAGGGGAGGGAAG GGCACTGGAGGAGATGAAAATGGCCCATCATCCAAAGTgcagaaaaactttatttgtgaTCACTGTTATGGAGCATTTAGGAGTGGATACCACCTGAAGAGACATATCCTCATTCATACAG GGGAGAAGCCGTATGCTTGTGCCGTATGTGACATGAGGTTTATTCAGCGTTACCACCTGGAGAGACACAGCCTCATTCACACGG gagtgaaGCCGTACGCTTGTTCCATGTGTGACATGAGGTTTTTCCAGCGTTACCACTTGGAGAGACACAGACTCACTCATACGG GGGTGAAGCCGTACGCTTGCTCCATGTGTGACATGAGGTTCTTCCAACGTTACCATCTGGCAAGACACAGCCTCACTCATACTG GGGTGAAGCCATACGCTTGCTCCATGTGTGACATGAGGTTTTTCCAACGCTACCACTTGGCAAGACACAGCCTCACTCACACGG GGGTGAAGCCATATGCTTGCTCCATGTGTGACATGAGATTTTTCCAACGCTACCACCTGGCAAGACACACTCTCACTCATACGG GGGTGAAGCCATACGCTTGCTCCATGTGTGACATGAGGTTCTTCCAGCGTTACCATTTGGCAAGACACAGCCTCACTCATACTG GAGTGAAGCCATATGCTTGTACCATGTGTGACATGAGGTTCATACAGCGTTACCAACTGGAGAGACACAGTCTTACTCATACAg GGGTGAAGCCGTACGCTTGCACCATGTGTGACAAGAGGTTTTTTCAGCGCTACCACCTGGCGAGACACAGCCTCACTCATATGG GTGTGAAACCTTATGCTTGCACCATGTGTGACATGAAGTTTTTTCAGCGTTACCACCTGGCGAGACACAGCCTCACTCATACGG GTGTGAAACCTTATGCTTGCACCATGTGTGACAAGAGGTTTTTTCAGCGCTACCACCTGGCGAGACACAGCCTCACTCATATGG GTGTGAAACCTTATGCTTGCACCATGTGTGACAAGAGGTTTTTTCAGCGCTACCACCTGGCGAGACACAGCCTCACTCATATGG GTGTGAAACCTTTTGCTTGCACCATGTGTGACATGAGGTTTGTTCAGCGTTACCACCTGGCGAGACACAGCCTCACTCATACGG gggTGAAGCCGTATGCTTGTTCCATGTGTGACATGAGGTTTATTCAGCGTAACCACCTGGAGAGACACAGCCTCACTCATACGG GAGAGAAGCCATTTGCTTGTGACATGTGTGATATGAGGTTTATCCAACGCTACCACCTTGAGAGACACAAGCGTGTCCATAGTGGGGAGAAGCCTTACCAGTGTGAACGTTGCCAGCAG
- the znf740a gene encoding zinc finger protein 431 isoform X13, which yields MSHLPSSSVRDHMKWAGLLGCEAVLSSMALMQASSMAAPPKKMMAPLGHGPPQRDGPDRAPQSHMILPSGMSCPPLLIRKEGEYQAPRLLDEKEMRANEDMQQKKKNRKSVTPCKVREQEGRGGKGTGGDENGPSSKVQKNFICDHCYGAFRSGYHLKRHILIHTGEKPYACAVCDMRFIQRYHLERHSLIHTGVKPYACSMCDMRFFQRYHLERHRLTHTGVKPYACSMCDMRFFQRYHLARHSLTHTGVKPYACSMCDMRFFQRYHLARHSLTHTGVKPYACSMCDMRFFQRYHLARHTLTHTGVKPYACSMCDMRFFQRYHLARHSLTHTGVKPYACTMCDMRFIQRYQLERHSLTHTGVKPYACTMCDKRFFQRYHLARHSLTHMGVKPFACTMCDMRFVQRYHLARHSLTHTGVKPYACTMCDKRFFQRYHLARHSLTHMGVKPFACTMCDMRFVQRYHLARHSLTHTGVKPYACSMCDMRFIQRNHLERHSLTHTGEKPFACDMCDMRFIQRYHLERHKRVHSGEKPYQCERCQQNFSRTDRLLRHRRLCQGRGVAKVENQPCCDPRPYPQEPPPAPPTWSPLHPPPGRLAV from the exons ATGTCACATCTGCCCAGCAGCTCAGTCCGCGACCATATGAaatgg GCGGGGCTGCTTGGCTGCGAAGCTGTCCTCTCCAGCATGGCTTTGATGCAGGCCAGCTCCATGGCTGCTCCACCCAAAAAAATGATGGCTCCACTTGGCCATGGACCACCGCAGAGAGATGGACCTGATCGTGCTCCCCAGAGTCACATGATCCTCCCATCTGGAATGAGCTGTCCGCCCCTG cTTATCCGGAAGGAAGGTGAATACCAAGCTCCCCGCCTGCTGGACGAGAAGGAGATGAGAGCCAATGAGGacatgcagcagaaaaaaaagaacaggaaaTCAGTAACGCCCTGTAAAGTGAGAGAACAAGAGGGAAGGGGAGGGAAG GGCACTGGAGGAGATGAAAATGGCCCATCATCCAAAGTgcagaaaaactttatttgtgaTCACTGTTATGGAGCATTTAGGAGTGGATACCACCTGAAGAGACATATCCTCATTCATACAG GGGAGAAGCCGTATGCTTGTGCCGTATGTGACATGAGGTTTATTCAGCGTTACCACCTGGAGAGACACAGCCTCATTCACACGG gagtgaaGCCGTACGCTTGTTCCATGTGTGACATGAGGTTTTTCCAGCGTTACCACTTGGAGAGACACAGACTCACTCATACGG GGGTGAAGCCGTACGCTTGCTCCATGTGTGACATGAGGTTCTTCCAACGTTACCATCTGGCAAGACACAGCCTCACTCATACTG GGGTGAAGCCATACGCTTGCTCCATGTGTGACATGAGGTTTTTCCAACGCTACCACTTGGCAAGACACAGCCTCACTCACACGG GGGTGAAGCCATATGCTTGCTCCATGTGTGACATGAGATTTTTCCAACGCTACCACCTGGCAAGACACACTCTCACTCATACGG GGGTGAAGCCATACGCTTGCTCCATGTGTGACATGAGGTTCTTCCAGCGTTACCATTTGGCAAGACACAGCCTCACTCATACTG GAGTGAAGCCATATGCTTGTACCATGTGTGACATGAGGTTCATACAGCGTTACCAACTGGAGAGACACAGTCTTACTCATACAg GTGTGAAACCTTATGCTTGCACCATGTGTGACAAGAGGTTTTTTCAGCGCTACCACCTGGCGAGACACAGCCTCACTCATATGG GTGTGAAACCTTTTGCTTGCACCATGTGTGACATGAGGTTTGTTCAGCGTTACCACCTGGCGAGACACAGCCTCACTCATACGG GTGTGAAACCTTATGCTTGCACCATGTGTGACAAGAGGTTTTTTCAGCGCTACCACCTGGCGAGACACAGCCTCACTCATATGG GTGTGAAACCTTTTGCTTGCACCATGTGTGACATGAGGTTTGTTCAGCGTTACCACCTGGCGAGACACAGCCTCACTCATACGG gggTGAAGCCGTATGCTTGTTCCATGTGTGACATGAGGTTTATTCAGCGTAACCACCTGGAGAGACACAGCCTCACTCATACGG GAGAGAAGCCATTTGCTTGTGACATGTGTGATATGAGGTTTATCCAACGCTACCACCTTGAGAGACACAAGCGTGTCCATAGTGGGGAGAAGCCTTACCAGTGTGAACGTTGCCAGCAG
- the znf740a gene encoding zinc finger protein 431 isoform X9, producing the protein MSHLPSSSVRDHMKWAGLLGCEAVLSSMALMQASSMAAPPKKMMAPLGHGPPQRDGPDRAPQSHMILPSGMSCPPLLIRKEGEYQAPRLLDEKEMRANEDMQQKKKNRKSVTPCKVREQEGRGGKGTGGDENGPSSKVQKNFICDHCYGAFRSGYHLKRHILIHTGEKPYACAVCDMRFIQRYHLERHSLIHTGVKPYACSMCDMRFFQRYHLERHRLTHTGVKPYACSMCDMRFFQRYHLARHSLTHTGVKPYACSMCDMRFFQRYHLARHSLTHTGVKPYACSMCDMRFFQRYHLARHSLTHTGVKPYACTMCDMRFIQRYQLERHSLTHTGVKPYACTMCDKRFFQRYHLARHSLTHMGVKPYACTMCDMKFFQRYHLARHSLTHTGVKPYACTMCDKRFFQRYHLARHSLTHMGVKPFACTMCDMRFVQRYHLARHSLTHTGVKPYACTMCDKRFFQRYHLARHSLTHMGVKPFACTMCDMRFVQRYHLARHSLTHTGVKPYACSMCDMRFIQRNHLERHSLTHTGEKPFACDMCDMRFIQRYHLERHKRVHSGEKPYQCERCQQNFSRTDRLLRHRRLCQGRGVAKVENQPCCDPRPYPQEPPPAPPTWSPLHPPPGRLAV; encoded by the exons ATGTCACATCTGCCCAGCAGCTCAGTCCGCGACCATATGAaatgg GCGGGGCTGCTTGGCTGCGAAGCTGTCCTCTCCAGCATGGCTTTGATGCAGGCCAGCTCCATGGCTGCTCCACCCAAAAAAATGATGGCTCCACTTGGCCATGGACCACCGCAGAGAGATGGACCTGATCGTGCTCCCCAGAGTCACATGATCCTCCCATCTGGAATGAGCTGTCCGCCCCTG cTTATCCGGAAGGAAGGTGAATACCAAGCTCCCCGCCTGCTGGACGAGAAGGAGATGAGAGCCAATGAGGacatgcagcagaaaaaaaagaacaggaaaTCAGTAACGCCCTGTAAAGTGAGAGAACAAGAGGGAAGGGGAGGGAAG GGCACTGGAGGAGATGAAAATGGCCCATCATCCAAAGTgcagaaaaactttatttgtgaTCACTGTTATGGAGCATTTAGGAGTGGATACCACCTGAAGAGACATATCCTCATTCATACAG GGGAGAAGCCGTATGCTTGTGCCGTATGTGACATGAGGTTTATTCAGCGTTACCACCTGGAGAGACACAGCCTCATTCACACGG gagtgaaGCCGTACGCTTGTTCCATGTGTGACATGAGGTTTTTCCAGCGTTACCACTTGGAGAGACACAGACTCACTCATACGG GGGTGAAGCCGTACGCTTGCTCCATGTGTGACATGAGGTTCTTCCAACGTTACCATCTGGCAAGACACAGCCTCACTCATACTG GGGTGAAGCCATACGCTTGCTCCATGTGTGACATGAGGTTTTTCCAACGCTACCACTTGGCAAGACACAGCCTCACTCACACGG GGGTGAAGCCATACGCTTGCTCCATGTGTGACATGAGGTTCTTCCAGCGTTACCATTTGGCAAGACACAGCCTCACTCATACTG GAGTGAAGCCATATGCTTGTACCATGTGTGACATGAGGTTCATACAGCGTTACCAACTGGAGAGACACAGTCTTACTCATACAg GGGTGAAGCCGTACGCTTGCACCATGTGTGACAAGAGGTTTTTTCAGCGCTACCACCTGGCGAGACACAGCCTCACTCATATGG GTGTGAAACCTTATGCTTGCACCATGTGTGACATGAAGTTTTTTCAGCGTTACCACCTGGCGAGACACAGCCTCACTCATACGG GTGTGAAACCTTATGCTTGCACCATGTGTGACAAGAGGTTTTTTCAGCGCTACCACCTGGCGAGACACAGCCTCACTCATATGG GTGTGAAACCTTTTGCTTGCACCATGTGTGACATGAGGTTTGTTCAGCGTTACCACCTGGCGAGACACAGCCTCACTCATACGG GTGTGAAACCTTATGCTTGCACCATGTGTGACAAGAGGTTTTTTCAGCGCTACCACCTGGCGAGACACAGCCTCACTCATATGG GTGTGAAACCTTTTGCTTGCACCATGTGTGACATGAGGTTTGTTCAGCGTTACCACCTGGCGAGACACAGCCTCACTCATACGG gggTGAAGCCGTATGCTTGTTCCATGTGTGACATGAGGTTTATTCAGCGTAACCACCTGGAGAGACACAGCCTCACTCATACGG GAGAGAAGCCATTTGCTTGTGACATGTGTGATATGAGGTTTATCCAACGCTACCACCTTGAGAGACACAAGCGTGTCCATAGTGGGGAGAAGCCTTACCAGTGTGAACGTTGCCAGCAG